From a single Nicotiana tomentosiformis chromosome 2, ASM39032v3, whole genome shotgun sequence genomic region:
- the LOC104093126 gene encoding uncharacterized protein isoform X3: MENTSPSTSRKRQRDDEPEPELELNDAQFLTLEENFNFSDTLVALRMMSAQFPRIEKVTIQPFILRSQLYSSLKDRTQVDRDLEIDRVSKRLEAQKLEDISVFEWFKEHVIHSKLDPSIGHDELCSLLSLGGKVKEEHISLLINAGLLTRQLIDPNMYWFAIPNIGSVLKGLSQGRKELMSFLNRRKYKEMAMASLEKKRLRLSPLDMRFHLRDLLGSGHLKTVESPTGLVVKVVKD; the protein is encoded by the exons atGGAGAACACGAGCCCATCAACAAGCCGAAAACGCCAACGCGACGACGAACCCGAACCCGAATTAGAGCTTAACGACGCACAGTTTCTTACACTGGAGGAAAATTTCAACTTCAGCGATACACTAGTAGCTCTTCGCATGATGTCTGCTCAGTTTCCCCGCATTGAAAAG GTTACAATTCAGCCTTTCATTTTGCGGTCACAGTTGTACAGCAGTTTAAAGGACCGGACACAAGTGGACAGAGACTTGGAG ATTGATCGTGTCAGTAAAAGATTGGAAGCACAGAAGCTGGAGGACATTTCTGTTTTTGAATGGTTCAAGGAGCATGTAATTCATTCAAAGCTAGATCCCAGTATTGGACATGATGAACTT TGTTCGCTTCTGTCATTGGGGGGCAAGGTGAAGGAGGAACACATCTCCCTCTTGATTAATGCTGGACTTTTG ACGCGGCAACTTATTGATCCAAACATGTACTGGTTTGCAATTCCAAATATTGGATCAGTTCTCAAGGGCCTATCGCAG GGAAGGAAGGAGCTTATGTCTTTTCTCAACCGTAGAAAGTACAAAGAGATGGCAATGGCTTCTCTGGAAAAGAAGCGCCTTCGACTCTCTCCCCTTGATATGAGATTTCATCTCCGAGATTTGCTAGGTTCGGGCCATCTCAAAACTGTTGAGTCACCCACAGGTTTAGTTGTTAAAGTTGTGAAAGATTAA
- the LOC104093126 gene encoding uncharacterized protein isoform X2, giving the protein MENTSPSTSRKRQRDDEPEPELELNDAQFLTLEENFNFSDTLVALRMMSAQFPRIEKSLRRERVIRTFKLNTGQDDHAIMFLDDYFSQIDRVSKRLEAQKLEDISVFEWFKEHVIHSKLDPSIGHDELCSLLSLGGKVKEEHISLLINAGLLTRQLIDPNMYWFAIPNIGSVLKGLSQGRKELMSFLNRRKYKEMAMASLEKKRLRLSPLDMRFHLRDLLGSGHLKTVESPTGLVVKVVKD; this is encoded by the exons atGGAGAACACGAGCCCATCAACAAGCCGAAAACGCCAACGCGACGACGAACCCGAACCCGAATTAGAGCTTAACGACGCACAGTTTCTTACACTGGAGGAAAATTTCAACTTCAGCGATACACTAGTAGCTCTTCGCATGATGTCTGCTCAGTTTCCCCGCATTGAAAAG TCACTAAGGAGAGAAAGAGTTATACGTACTTTCAAATTAAATACTGGACAAGACGATCATGCTATAATGTTTTTGGATGACTACTTTAGTCAG ATTGATCGTGTCAGTAAAAGATTGGAAGCACAGAAGCTGGAGGACATTTCTGTTTTTGAATGGTTCAAGGAGCATGTAATTCATTCAAAGCTAGATCCCAGTATTGGACATGATGAACTT TGTTCGCTTCTGTCATTGGGGGGCAAGGTGAAGGAGGAACACATCTCCCTCTTGATTAATGCTGGACTTTTG ACGCGGCAACTTATTGATCCAAACATGTACTGGTTTGCAATTCCAAATATTGGATCAGTTCTCAAGGGCCTATCGCAG GGAAGGAAGGAGCTTATGTCTTTTCTCAACCGTAGAAAGTACAAAGAGATGGCAATGGCTTCTCTGGAAAAGAAGCGCCTTCGACTCTCTCCCCTTGATATGAGATTTCATCTCCGAGATTTGCTAGGTTCGGGCCATCTCAAAACTGTTGAGTCACCCACAGGTTTAGTTGTTAAAGTTGTGAAAGATTAA
- the LOC104093126 gene encoding uncharacterized protein isoform X1: MENTSPSTSRKRQRDDEPEPELELNDAQFLTLEENFNFSDTLVALRMMSAQFPRIEKVTIQPFILRSQLYSSLKDRTQVDRDLESLRRERVIRTFKLNTGQDDHAIMFLDDYFSQIDRVSKRLEAQKLEDISVFEWFKEHVIHSKLDPSIGHDELCSLLSLGGKVKEEHISLLINAGLLTRQLIDPNMYWFAIPNIGSVLKGLSQGRKELMSFLNRRKYKEMAMASLEKKRLRLSPLDMRFHLRDLLGSGHLKTVESPTGLVVKVVKD, encoded by the exons atGGAGAACACGAGCCCATCAACAAGCCGAAAACGCCAACGCGACGACGAACCCGAACCCGAATTAGAGCTTAACGACGCACAGTTTCTTACACTGGAGGAAAATTTCAACTTCAGCGATACACTAGTAGCTCTTCGCATGATGTCTGCTCAGTTTCCCCGCATTGAAAAG GTTACAATTCAGCCTTTCATTTTGCGGTCACAGTTGTACAGCAGTTTAAAGGACCGGACACAAGTGGACAGAGACTTGGAG TCACTAAGGAGAGAAAGAGTTATACGTACTTTCAAATTAAATACTGGACAAGACGATCATGCTATAATGTTTTTGGATGACTACTTTAGTCAG ATTGATCGTGTCAGTAAAAGATTGGAAGCACAGAAGCTGGAGGACATTTCTGTTTTTGAATGGTTCAAGGAGCATGTAATTCATTCAAAGCTAGATCCCAGTATTGGACATGATGAACTT TGTTCGCTTCTGTCATTGGGGGGCAAGGTGAAGGAGGAACACATCTCCCTCTTGATTAATGCTGGACTTTTG ACGCGGCAACTTATTGATCCAAACATGTACTGGTTTGCAATTCCAAATATTGGATCAGTTCTCAAGGGCCTATCGCAG GGAAGGAAGGAGCTTATGTCTTTTCTCAACCGTAGAAAGTACAAAGAGATGGCAATGGCTTCTCTGGAAAAGAAGCGCCTTCGACTCTCTCCCCTTGATATGAGATTTCATCTCCGAGATTTGCTAGGTTCGGGCCATCTCAAAACTGTTGAGTCACCCACAGGTTTAGTTGTTAAAGTTGTGAAAGATTAA